A stretch of the Luteimonas sp. JM171 genome encodes the following:
- a CDS encoding metal-dependent hydrolase, giving the protein MDSLTQVLLGASAAGAVVPAAHRRAALAAGAALGTLPDLDSLPLWLLTDDPVALMTLHRGASHSLFVLPLVAWAIWWAFRRRGGRVAEAPRRWFWAIQLALVTHPLLDAFTVYGTQLLWPLPAHPAMWSSLFIIDPAYTLWLLLGVVVALIAGPRAAGRPALAIGLALSTAYLGWSLAAKAMVEREAARSLAALGLADAPRFSVPTPLNTLLWRVVAMTPDGFVEGEHSLVADTGPIRFRFHASDVEALEVAAHVPAVRRLAWFNRGFMKARVQDGRLLLSDLRMGAEPDFSFTFAVAAHDGGGWEPIAPEQLQWQVPRGDQLGELWHRIWNEPRAQ; this is encoded by the coding sequence ATGGATTCACTGACCCAGGTGCTGCTGGGGGCTTCGGCCGCCGGCGCCGTCGTGCCCGCCGCCCACCGCCGCGCCGCGCTTGCCGCCGGGGCCGCGCTGGGCACCCTGCCGGACCTTGATTCGCTGCCGCTGTGGCTGTTGACCGATGACCCGGTCGCGTTGATGACCCTGCACCGCGGCGCCAGCCACTCGCTGTTCGTGCTGCCATTGGTGGCGTGGGCGATCTGGTGGGCGTTCCGGCGCCGCGGCGGCCGGGTGGCGGAAGCGCCCCGCCGATGGTTCTGGGCGATCCAGCTGGCGCTGGTGACCCATCCGCTGCTTGATGCCTTTACCGTGTACGGCACCCAGCTGCTGTGGCCGCTGCCGGCGCACCCGGCCATGTGGTCGAGTCTTTTCATCATCGATCCCGCCTACACGTTGTGGCTGCTGCTGGGCGTGGTGGTCGCGCTGATCGCCGGGCCGCGCGCTGCGGGCCGGCCCGCGCTTGCGATCGGCCTGGCGCTGAGCACCGCCTACCTGGGCTGGTCGCTGGCCGCCAAGGCGATGGTGGAGCGGGAGGCGGCGCGATCGCTGGCGGCCCTGGGATTGGCGGATGCGCCGCGGTTCTCGGTGCCCACGCCACTCAACACGCTGCTGTGGCGGGTGGTGGCGATGACGCCGGACGGGTTCGTGGAAGGCGAGCATTCGCTGGTGGCGGACACCGGGCCGATCCGGTTCCGCTTCCACGCCTCGGACGTGGAGGCGCTGGAAGTCGCCGCGCACGTTCCGGCTGTGCGCCGCCTGGCCTGGTTCAACCGCGGCTTCATGAAGGCCCGGGTGCAGGACGGGCGCCTGTTGTTGAGCGACCTGCGCATGGGCGCCGAGCCCGACTTCAGCTTCACCTTCGCGGTGGCCGCGCACGATGGCGGCGGCTGGGAACCCATCGCGCCCGAGCAACTGCAGTGGCAGGTGCCGCGGGGCGATCAGCTGGGCGAGCTGTGGCACCGGATCTGGAACGAGCCCCGGGCGCAATGA
- a CDS encoding YecA family protein — MTHTQSPGQQIGEQDLDELESLADGWAGRGGMPLEALDGFFSALVVGPDPAPAPAEFLPVAVGDEEQWSDAEEAGRAIGLLMKLWNHVAWRVAQALPDDADESAQAEELGMALMPIVGLPAGEDGAADVQDDPFAGVPADFPLGALWASGFMQGVALREEGWEQWMQADEDLLADMRDVALLGMVDPQQAAEMGVDWEDRYDLEERWQLMASVPALLQDLYLSRIEEAGESPGDGPADGHAGPCLCRSGRTWKPCCDSPTLH; from the coding sequence ATGACACATACCCAATCCCCCGGTCAGCAGATCGGAGAGCAGGACCTGGATGAACTGGAAAGCCTTGCCGACGGCTGGGCTGGCCGCGGCGGGATGCCGCTGGAGGCGCTGGACGGCTTTTTCTCCGCGCTGGTGGTGGGCCCGGATCCCGCGCCTGCGCCCGCGGAATTCCTTCCCGTGGCGGTCGGTGATGAGGAGCAGTGGAGCGATGCGGAGGAGGCCGGGCGCGCGATCGGCCTGCTGATGAAGCTGTGGAACCACGTGGCTTGGCGCGTGGCCCAGGCGCTTCCGGATGACGCCGACGAGTCCGCGCAGGCCGAGGAGCTGGGCATGGCCCTGATGCCCATCGTCGGGCTGCCGGCGGGCGAAGACGGCGCCGCGGATGTGCAGGATGACCCCTTCGCCGGCGTACCCGCCGATTTCCCGCTGGGGGCGCTGTGGGCAAGCGGTTTCATGCAGGGCGTGGCCCTGCGCGAAGAGGGTTGGGAGCAGTGGATGCAGGCGGACGAAGACCTGCTGGCAGACATGCGCGATGTCGCCCTGCTGGGCATGGTGGACCCGCAGCAGGCCGCCGAGATGGGAGTGGACTGGGAAGACCGCTATGACCTGGAGGAGCGTTGGCAGCTGATGGCCTCCGTGCCGGCGCTGCTGCAGGACCTGTACCTGTCGCGCATCGAGGAGGCCGGCGAGTCACCGGGGGACGGCCCCGCCGACGGGCATGCCGGGCCGTGCCTGTGCCGCAGCGGGCGCACATGGAAGCCGTGCTGCGACTCACCCACCTTGCACTGA